The following proteins are co-located in the Aquarana catesbeiana isolate 2022-GZ linkage group LG02, ASM4218655v1, whole genome shotgun sequence genome:
- the OXGR1 gene encoding 2-oxoglutarate receptor 1, with protein sequence MAINNESDFNNTTLMFSTEEPTINCTSAIVDNIIKVYFLPTMYSIIFIIGFPGNIISISVYVLKMRPWRTSIIILLNLAITDLMHLSSLPFLVYNYVNQEHWSLGDFTCKLIRIVFHFNLYGSILFLTCFSIFRYIVIVHPMKFHSIHKRRWAVMACAAVWVIALIEVLPMVILMRDIQDTVACMDFAVSLERYNVRWYNACLTTIGFALPLLVVTLCYTCINCSLANGPYTEDVQKKKARRLVVILLIVFYVCFFPLHIFRAIRIETRLHLVSCVYEKHIHAIYLASRPIASLNTFGNLLLYVVVGGNFQQAVQSIYKTNPYKQQP encoded by the coding sequence aTGGCTATAAACAATGAATCTGATTTTAACAACACCACACTTATGTTCAGCACTGAAGAACCAACAATAAACTGTACAAGTGCCATAGTGgacaatataataaaggtttactTTCTACCAACAATGTACAGCATCATTTTCATTATAGGATTTCCAGGAAATATTATTTCAATTTCAGTGTATGTTTTGAAGATGAGGCCATGGAGAACAAGCATCATCATCTTGCTGAATTTGGCCATCACAGACCTCATGCATCTCAGTAGCCTCCCCTTCTTGGTTTACAATTATGTTAATCAAGAGCACTGGTCTCTTGGGGACTTCACATGCAAGTTGATCCGCATTGTTTTTCATTTCAACTTGTATGGCAGCATTCTTTTCCTAACCTGTTTCAGCATCTTCCGCTATATTGTCATTGTTCATCCAATGAAATTTCACTCCATTCATAAACGGAGATGGGCAGTCATGGCGTGTGCAGCTGTATGGGTGATTGCACTAATTGAGGTCCTTCCAATGGTTATTTTAATGAGAGACATACAAGATACTGTAGCTTGCATGGACTTTGCAGTGTCTCTTGAAAGGTACAATGTACGCTGGTACAATGCCTGTCTCACTACCATTGGCTTTGCTTTACCATTGTTGGTGGTGACTCTTTGCTACACCTGTATCAATTGTAGCCTGGCAAATGGACCCTATACTGAAGATGTCCAAAAGAAAAAGGCTCGTAGGCTTGTTGTCATTCTTTTGAtcgttttttatgtttgtttttttcctttacataTTTTTAGAGCTATTCGTATTGAAACGCGACTACACCTTGTAAGTTGTGTATATGAAAAACATATTCATGCTATTTATTTAGCCTCTAGACCAATAGCTTCACTGAATACATTTGGCAATTTGTTACTTTATGTTGTGGTGGGAGGAAACTTCCAGCAGGCTGTTCAGTCAATTTATAAGACCAATCCTTATAAACAGCAGCCATAA